A stretch of the Thermofilum adornatum genome encodes the following:
- a CDS encoding type II secretion system F family protein, with protein MASFDSIAYSLFGWAGETIVKMFPNLKTDIATADMKIYPQAYAAKVVLFSLLALVIGFVFDVPIALILSRAGVNLGGLVATSISIPLLLAGSVFGLGLIYPKIKLSNRTSRFDLEVPYLSVYITVMATGGISPYTSFERLAKAPQVLFAEIKKEAMNFFLKVKGMGLDPLTAIEESAKNVPHNGYKQLMLGYAATLRSGGDVVHYLQRQTEVMLRERVSQMKAVGERIGALMESYMAIVLLTSMTMYVLYVVNMALAQAGMGLAGGEMQFIMFSYILMPMLSGVFLYLADLMQPKYPIYDTTPYLVYFAVGLPITGFLFVAMVLPFAVSPPLSTMLGNIFSPFVAIVLGISKALGLSKGYESGVGMTLALSLGLLPAMIVESRSSIKFGGIQYGMTRFLRDLVEVRKTGMAPERCIINLKDRDYGKFTPYLQEMAKQVGWGVSLHKIFERFSRGMKNWFALISMFLLVESIEVGGGTPQTLEALASYAETLEQVEKEKRATLRPLMLMPYVGALIITVVVLILVEFMGSMLKFAGTAISTPQLIGMFLPPVIINSYLMGLVAGKISAERVGAGFKHAFLLLLANLVAMMIAPQITAGMMPKL; from the coding sequence ATGGCTTCGTTTGATAGCATTGCCTATAGCCTGTTCGGATGGGCTGGCGAAACAATAGTAAAAATGTTCCCCAACCTGAAAACAGACATAGCTACCGCTGACATGAAAATATATCCACAAGCATATGCGGCTAAAGTTGTACTCTTCTCGCTACTAGCACTAGTCATAGGGTTCGTCTTCGACGTCCCAATAGCCCTCATTCTTTCGAGGGCTGGCGTGAATCTAGGAGGCCTCGTTGCAACGAGCATTTCTATTCCCCTGCTTCTGGCTGGAAGCGTTTTCGGACTCGGACTTATCTATCCCAAAATAAAGCTGTCCAATAGAACCAGCAGGTTTGACCTAGAGGTTCCATACCTGTCTGTCTACATCACCGTCATGGCTACGGGTGGAATCTCTCCATACACGAGCTTTGAGAGGCTCGCAAAGGCGCCTCAAGTCCTCTTTGCAGAAATAAAGAAAGAGGCAATGAACTTCTTCCTCAAAGTCAAGGGCATGGGTCTAGACCCTTTGACAGCGATAGAGGAAAGCGCGAAAAATGTCCCACACAACGGCTACAAACAGCTGATGCTAGGCTATGCCGCGACACTCAGGTCTGGTGGAGACGTTGTCCACTATCTTCAGCGCCAAACCGAGGTCATGCTTAGAGAGCGTGTCTCGCAGATGAAAGCAGTTGGCGAAAGGATTGGCGCATTAATGGAGTCCTACATGGCTATTGTACTGCTAACCTCGATGACAATGTATGTTCTCTACGTTGTAAACATGGCACTTGCACAGGCTGGGATGGGACTAGCCGGCGGAGAAATGCAGTTCATAATGTTTTCTTATATATTGATGCCTATGCTCTCGGGAGTTTTCCTTTATCTAGCCGACCTCATGCAACCCAAATATCCCATCTACGACACGACCCCCTATCTAGTCTACTTTGCGGTCGGCCTTCCTATCACCGGCTTCCTATTCGTAGCCATGGTTCTACCCTTCGCAGTATCACCACCTCTCTCCACAATGCTTGGAAACATTTTCTCACCATTCGTGGCTATCGTCCTGGGAATCTCGAAGGCCCTTGGACTCAGCAAGGGATACGAGAGCGGAGTAGGCATGACTTTGGCACTTTCCCTGGGACTCCTGCCAGCAATGATTGTAGAGTCGCGATCCTCAATAAAGTTCGGCGGAATACAGTACGGAATGACAAGGTTTCTCAGAGACCTAGTAGAAGTAAGGAAGACCGGTATGGCTCCAGAAAGATGCATCATAAACTTGAAGGACAGAGACTATGGTAAATTTACACCATATCTCCAGGAAATGGCTAAACAGGTGGGCTGGGGAGTGTCATTACACAAAATATTTGAGAGGTTCTCAAGGGGCATGAAGAACTGGTTTGCACTTATTTCCATGTTCTTGCTTGTCGAAAGCATAGAGGTGGGCGGAGGTACACCGCAGACCCTTGAGGCACTTGCAAGCTATGCCGAGACTCTTGAACAGGTAGAAAAAGAGAAGAGAGCTACCCTGCGTCCCCTAATGCTTATGCCGTACGTAGGTGCACTCATAATCACAGTGGTTGTCCTCATACTCGTAGAGTTCATGGGCTCAATGCTCAAGTTTGCCGGTACAGCTATCTCGACACCACAGCTCATTGGAATGTTCCTCCCGCCAGTAATCATAAACAGCTACCTCATGGGCCTAGTCGCCGGAAAGATCAGCGCTGAACGTGTAGGCGCAGGATTTAAGCATGCATTCCTGCTTCTCTTGGCAAACCTGGTCGCGATGATGATTGCGCCACAGATAACAGCAGGAATGATGCCGAAGCTGTAA
- a CDS encoding KH domain-containing protein, producing the protein MSEKNVSGRLPVPFDQSKIGLLIGKDGTNKARLEEAFNVKIEVKPEEGIVYVEPREGATLYNVYVAEKALKALSIGFSIDDVLLLKDDVYDLEIIDLGEVAKNREDLLRIKARVIGTGGRFKKALEDMTGAKIAVGEKQIGIIGDFEQNKLIKDALTRLIAGQSHQAVMKFLERYSFELKRRRMELWERIQGM; encoded by the coding sequence ATGTCTGAGAAAAATGTGTCTGGCAGGCTTCCAGTCCCGTTTGACCAGTCCAAGATAGGCCTCCTTATAGGCAAGGACGGGACAAACAAGGCGAGGCTAGAGGAAGCATTCAATGTCAAAATTGAGGTTAAGCCAGAAGAGGGCATAGTCTACGTGGAGCCACGTGAAGGCGCAACACTATACAACGTCTACGTGGCAGAAAAGGCCTTAAAGGCTCTTTCCATAGGCTTCAGTATTGACGACGTGTTGCTCTTGAAGGACGACGTCTATGACCTAGAAATCATAGACCTAGGAGAAGTGGCAAAAAACCGAGAAGACTTGTTGCGCATAAAAGCCCGGGTGATAGGTACCGGGGGACGCTTCAAGAAGGCCCTAGAGGACATGACTGGCGCAAAGATCGCTGTAGGCGAGAAGCAGATCGGAATAATTGGTGACTTTGAGCAAAACAAGCTCATCAAGGATGCTTTGACCAGGCTAATTGCTGGCCAGAGCCATCAAGCAGTGATGAAGTTTTTGGAGCGATACAGCTTTGAACTTAAGAGGAGGAGGATGGAGCTTTGGGAACGTATACAAGGGATGTGA
- a CDS encoding MBL fold metallo-hydrolase, whose protein sequence is MADVNLKFLGGAREVGRSAILLGIEEKQLLLDYGVSIEGEEPQFPLPVPPKRLDAVAVSHAHLDHSGAVPLLYVSRSIPFISTPLTATLSDLLIRDFMKLSKYYIPYEIVEVEKMLDNLVSLNYGEYFEVNDISIKMIDAGHIPGSSMIQIESPSLNILYTGDYSLHDTCLLRGANPNDISKADLIIMESTYAEYNHPPREEAEKAFINTVLEVVGNGGIAFVPVFAIGRAQEILCVLAKYDIDVPIYVDGMARAANDLIMENLDLLREPKLFQKAVEKSIKVRDWDHRKKILSGPGIVISPAGMLQGGPSEFYMEKIMENSRNAVIFVSYVIPETPARQVIETGIYASPTKRGPVKARIEWFDFSAHCGHDELVKTLSLAKKDAKVVLVHGEEESALKLAELSRKLGKETYVPKIGEELKIAL, encoded by the coding sequence ATGGCTGATGTAAATTTGAAGTTCCTCGGTGGGGCCAGAGAAGTTGGTAGGTCAGCTATACTTCTAGGAATAGAAGAAAAACAGTTGTTGCTTGATTACGGGGTAAGCATAGAGGGAGAAGAACCCCAGTTCCCGCTACCAGTCCCGCCAAAAAGGCTAGACGCTGTAGCAGTTTCACATGCACATCTGGATCACAGTGGCGCCGTGCCGCTCCTATATGTATCAAGAAGCATTCCATTCATCTCTACGCCTCTCACGGCAACATTGTCCGACCTCCTCATACGGGACTTTATGAAGTTGTCTAAATACTACATTCCATACGAGATAGTTGAGGTCGAAAAAATGCTTGATAATCTCGTTTCTCTAAACTATGGAGAATACTTCGAGGTAAATGATATAAGTATCAAGATGATTGATGCTGGACATATTCCTGGAAGCTCAATGATACAGATAGAGTCCCCGTCGCTGAATATTCTCTATACAGGTGATTACTCGTTACATGACACGTGTCTCCTTAGAGGCGCCAATCCGAACGACATATCCAAAGCAGACCTAATAATCATGGAGTCTACGTATGCAGAGTATAACCATCCTCCGAGGGAAGAGGCTGAAAAGGCATTCATCAATACGGTGCTTGAGGTTGTAGGTAACGGCGGCATCGCATTTGTACCGGTTTTCGCTATTGGGCGTGCACAGGAGATACTCTGTGTCCTAGCAAAATACGACATAGATGTGCCCATATATGTAGACGGCATGGCACGTGCAGCAAACGACTTAATAATGGAAAACCTCGACCTCTTAAGGGAGCCGAAGCTATTCCAGAAAGCCGTCGAGAAATCCATCAAAGTTAGGGACTGGGATCACCGCAAAAAGATTCTCTCCGGGCCTGGCATCGTCATCTCGCCAGCTGGAATGTTGCAGGGGGGTCCCAGTGAATTCTACATGGAGAAGATAATGGAAAACAGTCGGAATGCGGTCATATTCGTAAGTTACGTAATACCCGAGACACCTGCCCGCCAAGTTATCGAGACTGGGATATATGCGTCTCCAACCAAGCGGGGCCCCGTGAAGGCTAGAATAGAGTGGTTTGACTTTAGTGCTCACTGTGGGCACGACGAGTTAGTTAAAACTCTGAGCTTGGCGAAGAAAGACGCCAAAGTGGTGCTTGTACACGGCGAAGAAGAGTCAGCGTTGAAACTTGCAGAACTCAGTAGGAAGCTTGGAAAAGAAACATATGTTCCAAAAATCGGGGAAGAGCTGAAAATAGCTCTGTAG
- the hsp20 gene encoding archaeal heat shock protein Hsp20, whose product MSYEFDDWFKRIRKMMEEFDKMFEEMLREPMYFSGEGKSGKVIGPYYYGFSVEIGPDGVPKVREWGNIRPGHVRPVIRDTIEPFTDVFDEGDHYRIIVDVPGVEKDKINIEATERSLTITASNDRKYYKEVSFAEPVNPDTAKAQYRNGVLTITIEKKEKTKKEKGVKIKVE is encoded by the coding sequence ATGAGTTACGAGTTTGACGACTGGTTCAAGAGAATAAGGAAAATGATGGAAGAATTTGACAAAATGTTCGAAGAAATGCTACGCGAGCCGATGTACTTCAGCGGAGAGGGAAAAAGCGGAAAAGTCATTGGACCCTACTACTACGGCTTCAGCGTAGAGATAGGGCCTGACGGCGTCCCAAAGGTAAGAGAATGGGGAAACATTAGACCCGGACACGTGAGGCCAGTAATCAGAGACACTATTGAGCCATTCACAGATGTGTTCGACGAGGGAGACCACTATAGGATAATTGTAGATGTGCCCGGAGTTGAAAAGGACAAAATAAACATCGAGGCCACCGAGCGGTCCCTCACCATAACTGCGAGCAATGACCGGAAATACTACAAGGAAGTATCGTTTGCTGAACCTGTGAACCCCGACACGGCAAAGGCACAGTACAGGAACGGAGTCCTAACAATCACGATCGAAAAGAAAGAGAAAACCAAGAAAGAAAAAGGAGTAAAGATAAAGGTCGAGTAG
- a CDS encoding B12-binding domain-containing radical SAM protein, with the protein MDRIPGEENVVHKVPRKNTLRIGVLYPSFPQVALDALSFQMLYYWLNSHDEIYAEQVMLDFDGNPIPQTLETGTSLKKLDYIVVTVHYELDLVNILRILLDAGVEPYSSKREKPMIIAGGPPIIANPLPISPFIDVLVVGEIESTLPTLISQLYTYGTEKERLLESLEPSKGFFVPSFYTGEKVVLNYAHSLPREFHPSIQLQLSDTRAKWKNRTAVEASRGCFRLCAFCLEGHIFYGVRERPLDQIRDIVTEGHAYNHSRHVKLVSLSFFDHKGADSILEWLISHGYSFSIPSIRAETLNEKRLEYIKQGGQKTLTIAPETGSLKLSALIRKRLSIEHATDISLTAKKLGFTGLKVYLMIGLPGETEDDIDQTAQYIQKLAETTGFKGERQLKITISPFVPKPHTFLQYAPFIGIQEARRRINLLRKKLGGLADIRTYDPRLAQIQTIISRGDLDLSRTLIEWALNGGGLGGWRKAVRLTRLDVNRYLEPVYKDPPWSFIEFPNLPRSLKFFSSTRG; encoded by the coding sequence ATGGATAGAATACCTGGAGAGGAAAATGTTGTACATAAAGTCCCCAGAAAAAACACTCTAAGGATTGGCGTTTTGTACCCATCCTTTCCCCAAGTTGCATTAGACGCGCTTTCGTTCCAAATGCTTTACTACTGGCTAAACTCTCACGATGAAATCTACGCCGAACAAGTAATGCTTGATTTTGATGGAAATCCTATCCCCCAAACACTAGAAACTGGGACATCTCTAAAAAAGCTGGACTATATAGTTGTTACCGTACACTACGAGCTAGACCTTGTCAATATCCTGCGCATTCTCTTAGATGCGGGAGTCGAGCCTTACAGTTCAAAGCGGGAAAAACCAATGATAATAGCGGGAGGCCCCCCCATAATAGCTAACCCACTCCCTATTTCCCCCTTCATAGACGTTTTGGTAGTCGGAGAAATAGAATCAACGCTTCCAACGCTTATCAGCCAGCTATACACCTATGGAACAGAAAAGGAGAGACTTCTAGAATCTCTAGAGCCTTCAAAGGGCTTCTTTGTACCCTCTTTTTATACAGGAGAGAAAGTAGTTCTTAACTATGCACACAGCTTGCCCAGAGAATTCCACCCCTCAATACAGCTTCAACTCTCAGATACACGTGCAAAGTGGAAAAACAGGACAGCCGTCGAAGCTTCGAGGGGGTGTTTCAGGCTATGCGCTTTTTGCCTTGAGGGACACATTTTCTATGGCGTGCGGGAACGCCCGCTAGACCAAATAAGAGACATCGTCACGGAGGGGCACGCATATAACCACTCGAGGCACGTTAAACTTGTAAGCCTCTCATTCTTTGACCACAAAGGGGCAGACTCTATTCTCGAATGGCTGATTTCTCATGGCTACAGCTTCTCCATTCCATCTATTCGAGCAGAGACACTCAACGAGAAGAGGCTAGAATACATCAAACAGGGGGGACAAAAAACATTAACCATAGCCCCCGAGACAGGGTCGCTCAAGCTCTCAGCACTAATAAGGAAAAGGCTAAGCATTGAACACGCAACAGACATCTCGCTTACAGCCAAAAAGCTCGGTTTCACGGGCCTCAAAGTCTACTTAATGATAGGCCTCCCTGGCGAAACCGAGGACGACATAGACCAGACAGCACAATACATCCAGAAACTTGCGGAAACCACGGGATTCAAGGGCGAAAGACAACTAAAAATAACTATTAGCCCCTTTGTCCCCAAGCCCCACACATTCCTGCAATATGCACCATTTATTGGCATACAAGAGGCAAGAAGAAGAATAAATCTACTTAGGAAAAAACTTGGAGGACTTGCAGATATAAGGACTTATGACCCGAGACTAGCTCAAATACAGACAATCATTTCTCGCGGAGACCTAGACCTTTCAAGAACACTTATCGAGTGGGCTCTCAATGGTGGAGGGCTCGGCGGATGGAGAAAAGCTGTGAGGCTGACAAGGCTCGATGTAAACCGATACTTGGAGCCAGTTTACAAGGATCCCCCATGGAGTTTTATTGAGTTCCCAAATTTGCCACGCAGTCTGAAATTCTTTTCCAGTACTCGCGGATAA
- a CDS encoding HD domain-containing protein, producing MTRRVPPLTFEKEIYDEVHGFIDVTPIELLAISDCIFQRLRRIKQLGPADLVFPGATHTRFSHSIGTMHVASLMALNTGVVDEADLQALRLAALLHDIGHMPFSHTLSVNHEEVTVFLIENFLKEKLGDFADRVVEILRGKDKLSPLVCSEVDSDRIDYMLRDALHTGVAYGKIDVGRVIRSVRLVKSGAKWIVAFARGSETALESLLISRFQLFKTVYYHKTVSGFEALLQRIYKVMLEEGLVDPPKEILRDKLSWCLFDDVSLLSMLKDSMRSNNEKVGYLSRQFIERIPPKLILEYLPGNDEQSSEIFEHLVKHDLEEYLSSKCGVPEQYILVYEGKVSPLKDPSQLYIIDNGNLIPLISSRKTLLRSIVSEGYAPTRVYVIREYWKRISDCVANLGTQ from the coding sequence ATGACACGACGGGTTCCACCTCTAACATTCGAGAAGGAGATATACGACGAGGTTCACGGCTTTATAGACGTTACACCGATAGAGCTACTCGCTATTAGTGACTGTATTTTTCAGAGACTGAGAAGAATAAAACAACTTGGTCCCGCCGATCTAGTTTTTCCCGGAGCAACACACACGAGGTTTTCTCATTCAATCGGCACCATGCATGTGGCGTCCCTTATGGCGCTCAACACAGGTGTAGTAGACGAGGCTGATCTTCAGGCACTGAGGCTGGCTGCGTTGCTACATGACATTGGACATATGCCGTTTTCTCATACTTTGTCAGTTAACCACGAGGAGGTCACAGTTTTTCTTATCGAGAATTTTTTGAAAGAGAAACTTGGGGATTTCGCCGATAGAGTTGTAGAAATTTTGAGGGGAAAGGACAAGTTAAGCCCCCTTGTTTGTTCAGAGGTTGACTCGGACAGGATCGACTACATGTTGCGTGACGCGTTACATACAGGTGTAGCTTATGGGAAAATAGACGTGGGGCGTGTTATCCGCTCGGTCAGGCTTGTTAAGAGTGGGGCAAAGTGGATAGTGGCATTTGCTAGGGGTTCCGAGACGGCACTGGAAAGTCTGCTGATTTCAAGGTTCCAGTTATTTAAAACAGTTTATTATCATAAGACTGTAAGTGGATTTGAGGCTCTCCTACAGAGAATCTACAAGGTAATGCTAGAAGAAGGTCTAGTTGACCCACCGAAGGAAATACTGAGAGATAAATTATCCTGGTGCCTATTTGACGATGTTTCTTTGCTTTCGATGCTTAAAGATTCTATGAGGAGCAACAATGAGAAAGTAGGATATTTGTCTAGGCAGTTTATTGAGAGAATTCCTCCAAAGCTTATATTGGAGTATCTACCTGGAAACGATGAGCAGTCCAGTGAAATATTTGAGCATCTAGTGAAACATGACTTAGAAGAATATTTATCCAGCAAGTGTGGCGTCCCAGAGCAATACATACTTGTTTACGAGGGAAAAGTTTCTCCACTCAAAGACCCCAGTCAACTATACATTATTGACAATGGGAACCTGATCCCCCTCATTTCGAGCCGTAAAACTTTACTTAGAAGCATAGTATCTGAAGGCTATGCACCTACCCGTGTATACGTTATCCGCGAGTACTGGAAAAGAATTTCAGACTGCGTGGCAAATTTGGGAACTCAATAA
- a CDS encoding adenylate kinase family protein, whose product MAILVTGTPGVGKTTVSLELARKTGKNYVDIAEIVKREKFYKGYDDATDSLIVDTAKLKKYLRNLLTCNEVIDTHVVEAVPQEKVTHVFVLRLDPVQLMKRLEQRGYRASKIRLNVEAEILDSILIDSVKLFGTEKVFEINTTGKDVSEIVQIIYSILQGNGEEFKPGNVNWLQKYYFLLEQQ is encoded by the coding sequence GTGGCTATACTCGTCACTGGAACACCTGGTGTCGGGAAGACTACCGTCTCGCTGGAGCTTGCAAGGAAGACAGGCAAAAACTACGTGGATATAGCTGAGATCGTAAAGAGGGAAAAATTTTACAAGGGCTACGATGATGCAACTGACTCACTAATAGTTGACACGGCGAAGCTAAAGAAATACCTCCGAAATCTGTTGACATGCAACGAGGTAATCGACACACATGTCGTCGAGGCTGTGCCACAGGAAAAAGTAACACATGTCTTTGTCCTGAGGCTGGACCCAGTCCAGCTGATGAAGCGACTAGAGCAACGTGGATATAGGGCTTCCAAGATAAGGCTAAACGTTGAGGCCGAGATATTGGACAGTATACTTATAGATTCTGTCAAGCTTTTTGGGACAGAAAAAGTTTTCGAGATCAATACTACGGGTAAAGATGTTTCTGAAATTGTTCAAATAATATATAGTATTCTCCAAGGTAATGGTGAAGAATTTAAACCTGGAAACGTGAATTGGTTGCAAAAATATTATTTTCTTCTTGAACAACAATAG
- a CDS encoding ATPase domain-containing protein — protein sequence MSSVKKNPRAKLPSPVPEEIPVPEEVGQEIPQVKTREYETRKWGYQLAKLGIEGLDERIKGILRGRSYLVTGETGTGKTLFSLTFLMEGLRSNEPGIYVLVDEDYDDFMNGVYDFGWDFEQFIKARKLRILTLMPDFVEKMRNKPVDTVVMSIVDGILREARLIGAQRLVIDPVAPLIVNEGDVAWTREYIKSLIINLEKRIGATTLIVSEIPTGSTALSRYGVEEFLATGVFVLGIERIKNAFYRTLYVRKMRWRPVPPQLFVFDIVRGKGVVVRGELNTILRE from the coding sequence ATGAGTAGCGTCAAGAAAAATCCTAGGGCCAAGTTGCCTTCGCCAGTTCCAGAGGAGATTCCGGTCCCCGAAGAGGTAGGCCAAGAAATCCCACAGGTGAAGACGCGGGAATACGAAACAAGGAAGTGGGGATACCAGCTTGCCAAGCTAGGCATCGAGGGCTTAGACGAACGGATAAAGGGTATTCTGCGTGGAAGATCATACTTGGTTACAGGCGAGACAGGAACCGGCAAGACGCTTTTCAGTTTGACTTTTCTAATGGAGGGTCTCCGGTCTAACGAGCCAGGCATTTATGTCCTCGTAGACGAGGACTATGACGACTTCATGAACGGTGTCTACGATTTTGGATGGGACTTTGAGCAATTCATCAAGGCTAGGAAGCTGAGAATACTTACATTGATGCCTGACTTTGTGGAGAAGATGAGGAACAAGCCGGTCGATACAGTCGTTATGTCTATCGTTGACGGCATACTTAGAGAGGCTAGGTTGATAGGCGCGCAGCGACTAGTTATAGACCCCGTCGCACCCCTAATTGTCAATGAGGGCGACGTAGCATGGACCCGTGAATACATCAAGAGCCTTATCATCAACCTGGAGAAACGTATCGGTGCTACGACGCTTATAGTGTCTGAGATACCTACTGGTAGCACCGCTCTTAGTAGGTATGGTGTAGAAGAGTTCCTTGCTACGGGAGTCTTTGTGCTTGGTATTGAGAGGATTAAGAACGCATTTTACAGGACACTGTATGTTCGAAAAATGAGGTGGAGACCGGTGCCGCCCCAGTTATTTGTCTTTGACATCGTTAGAGGCAAGGGGGTTGTTGTCCGCGGCGAGCTGAACACTATCCTTAGAGAATAG
- a CDS encoding serine protein kinase RIO → MSFKDSSVREVLEDVFDQKTVLAVVYLMNKGILSKLYGTVSTGKEARVYWGKGRNGEDLAVKIYLIVTAEFRRGRLKYIVGDPRFQGASLRGRELIYQWARKEYRNLKRAVSFGIPSPKPIAVHENILVMEFIGEDGVPAPLLKDTTLRDPEKSFRELKGIIEKMVLEAEIIHADLSEYNILVKENDELVIIDWGSAVLTSHPNAREFLLNDIRNVYRFFREELGVETGSPEDFYNYLAIRIK, encoded by the coding sequence TTGAGTTTTAAAGACTCGTCCGTTAGGGAAGTCCTAGAAGACGTTTTTGATCAGAAAACAGTTCTGGCTGTTGTTTATCTAATGAATAAGGGAATTCTCTCCAAGCTCTACGGCACCGTCTCAACAGGTAAAGAGGCCAGGGTCTACTGGGGGAAGGGCAGAAACGGTGAAGACCTCGCTGTCAAGATATACCTGATTGTGACTGCTGAATTTAGGCGTGGTAGACTGAAATACATAGTTGGAGACCCTAGGTTCCAGGGTGCAAGCCTCAGGGGTAGGGAACTTATTTATCAATGGGCTAGGAAGGAGTATAGAAACCTAAAGAGGGCAGTGAGCTTCGGCATCCCTTCTCCAAAGCCAATAGCCGTACATGAAAATATTCTTGTCATGGAGTTTATAGGCGAGGACGGGGTTCCCGCGCCACTCTTGAAGGATACAACACTGCGGGACCCCGAGAAAAGCTTCCGCGAACTTAAAGGGATAATAGAAAAAATGGTTCTAGAGGCTGAAATTATACACGCTGACCTGAGCGAATACAATATACTTGTCAAAGAAAACGATGAACTAGTCATCATAGATTGGGGGTCGGCTGTACTTACGTCGCATCCAAATGCACGTGAATTTCTCCTCAACGACATAAGAAATGTCTACAGGTTTTTTAGAGAAGAGCTTGGCGTAGAGACAGGCTCCCCAGAAGACTTCTATAACTACCTGGCTATACGTATTAAATGA
- the speD gene encoding adenosylmethionine decarboxylase, producing the protein MAGKNRGVGRGGVGRHLIVEMFECDGKLLDSIEVVKTALLDAAVASNSTVVGFDFYRFKPHGVSGYVLVAESHISIHTWPEYGYAAVDVFTCGEHTDPWKGLEILKERLKAKKMTILSIDRGVGIEQYAGYWTPQPEQKVLAKTP; encoded by the coding sequence ATGGCGGGGAAAAATAGAGGGGTGGGAAGAGGCGGCGTAGGTCGCCACCTCATCGTAGAGATGTTCGAGTGCGATGGCAAGCTACTTGACAGTATCGAAGTAGTCAAAACTGCTCTTCTCGACGCAGCAGTAGCCTCAAACAGCACCGTCGTTGGATTCGACTTCTACAGGTTTAAGCCACACGGTGTAAGCGGCTACGTGCTCGTAGCAGAATCCCATATCTCTATCCATACGTGGCCAGAATATGGATACGCCGCGGTCGACGTTTTTACTTGCGGCGAGCACACAGACCCATGGAAGGGACTAGAGATACTCAAAGAAAGGCTAAAAGCGAAAAAAATGACTATACTTTCAATTGACAGAGGGGTCGGCATAGAGCAATATGCAGGCTACTGGACACCGCAACCAGAGCAAAAAGTGCTGGCGAAGACTCCTTGA